aCTTACTTTGGGCTCTAGGGAGTGAGCAGCTGGAGGAGTGTTTATGCGCAGAGGAGGGATGCTTGGCAGAGAAGAAATTGAAAGTGAAAAAGACGCAGAAAGTAAAATGAGGACCCAACAGGAGCTATATATAGGAATCAAAGCATTTAATGAGGCGAGGGGTGGGAAAAAACCCTCTTAACCCCTTTTTGGGTGAAATCCCTACATGCGTGGGTGCAGTTTAGGAACCGTCAGACGTTTCGCCAACCAACAAGCCTTAATTGCAGACGTGACAACCTGACACGGCACTGCACTTAAAGAAAACCTCGATAATTACGCCGATCACACGTGAAGGGCGCTCGATATCTTCAGGAAATCATCATGAGCTTGTCAGGATCCTCGATTCATTACCAAGAGCTGAACATGAATtagagggggggggggctattgtacgggCGTTACCCTCCGTTGAAACCATTCGTCCATAAAAGCCCATTGCTTCGACGCCACGTGTGAAACCTTTCACTGGTCGGACGCGTGGGCTCATTCAATGCAAGCTTTGGTGCTCTTGTGAAGCTCGGAGCCTGGAGATGGAATCGTTCATGACTTCACCCTTTCCAAATGAATATGTTCCCCGGGCAGCCAGAACTCGGAATGCCCAGCATCATTTAAGGGAACACCTTTGCCGATCAACAGACCTAATAGTGGAGCTGGTTCCAATGCCACAATTACCTTCTACCCACCACTAAACACCCACTCAGAAGTAACGGTATTGGGCCTCCTTTCCATTACCTAGGGAACACCTCTGCCGAGCAACAAACCTAACGGTggagctagttccaatgccactattACCTTCTACCCACCACCAAACACCCACTCAGGAGTAATGGTATTGGACCTCACTTCCATTACCTAGGGAACACCACTGCCGGGCAACAAACCTAACGGTggagctagttccaatgccattgTAATTTTCTCTCACTCGCATTTAAAGCACCTACTTAGAAGAGACAACATTGGACCTCTCCTTCCACTAACCAGGAAAATGATCATGGTAGACCCTCTAACTTGGTCTATAAATAGGCAAGGGAAATTCAGGTAAGGGGGTTGGCAATTCCGGAGAGAAGAGactagagagaaaaagtgaccaccctggaaaaagaaggaaagtgCTAGAAAGAATAGGGGAAACTTGTGAACTGGGATTGCCGAACATAGTATTATCCATTGTAGGAAATTCGAAAGCCCAAcgtacaaatagattgtgagcccaaatacctCTTAGGCCCAATAGTCGTATTTGGGTGCGTACAGTATCTTGGCCACGTGCAGATTTCAtagttgaaattttataaactaattctaggaaaaagaaaaaagggtagaaaaaaaaaaaaaaaattccgggCGAATTACAACCCTAACCCGTTCATTTCATGCGGGCTAACGGGTAATAACTATAAACCCTATCGGCCTTTAACCTCAAACTCTAAACCCTCAACCTCATCAATCAAAAGAACGTCGTTGCCTCGTTTCTGCACTCTCCAGCCATCTCCCATGGCTCCAGCTTTCGTTTTCGAAACCTCTAGCGACGAAGAACACGATGATTTTGAACCCGAAAACGAAGAACAAGAagagcaagaagaagaagaagaagaagaagcagaagacgAAGATGAAGACGAAGACGATGACGAACTGCCCTTGAATAAGAAAACAGAATCTCCATGGGACTTTGCTCCCTACTACGAATCAGTAGCTGAAGAACACGCCCGTAAAAGCACAACCTCCATCGATTTCAAAATCACCAAAGCACTCCAAAATCGCACCGTTCCTATCATCCCCAACTCCGCCAACGACGATGACTCTGAATCCGATTCCGATAAACAAGAAGTTAGTAccaatcttctctctcttctaatCCCTAAATTCGATAAATCTGTTATATCAacttgactctctctctctctctctctctctctctctctctctctctctgtgtttgtgCATTTAGGAAGAGGATAGgattgaagatgaagatgaagagaCCGGCGATGCTGTCGACGTTAAATCGTTCTATGTGCCTTCTGATGGAGCTTCATTCAGTGCCAATTCATTCATTGAGCTGAATTTATCTCGGCCTTTGCTTCGTGCTTGCGAGGCTTTGGGGTACAGTAAGCCCACACCAATTCAGGTTTCTCTTTAATCAGCTATTCCATTTCTTATTTATTCATATGCGCTTGTATATATGCCATTTAGGTTTGctgaattttattgttttgatgATTGTAGTCGGCGGTTATACCACTAGCAATGAATGGGAGTGATATATGCGGGAGTGCAGTTACTGGTTCCGGGAAGGTAAATTGTTTTTTCAATGCCATGATTTGCATAGGATGGAATTTCAATACAAATACAAACTCTTCGAGTGAAATTTGATGTTAGTATATAGTTCAATTGAAGTTATGGTTTTGCAATTGTTCCATTATGCAGACGGCTGCCTTTGCGCTGCCTACTTTGGAGAGATTACTGTTCCGTCCAAAACGTGTGCCAGCGATAAGGGTTCTTATTCTTACCCCAACCAGAGAGTTGGCAGTTCAGTAAGTGTTATTTTGTCCTACTTATTATTCGATTTTCATATAGCAAGCTATTTTACAAGAGAAATTGTAGTCATGTTGCTTCCATTTTGGTCATGCTTTTAAGTATGAATAATCCGTTACACAGATGTTCCAGTTTTCTGCTTTTTTTTAAGCATATGGTTTTGAAAGTAAAGTTTGCCGAGTACGGTGTGTCATGCTAGGAAATCTTggtataattttatttcattatatatattttttcctcgTTCCTGGTGTATGAAGTTCAGTTTGGCTGTGGCAGCTTCAGATTGTGTCTCCAAATCATCCTTTTGGTTACTCTATGTTTTACCATTGGGAccaaaaatttactttttctaaAGTGAGAAGcaatttttaatcttaaattcttgtatgctaatgatgcaattttaattaataaacctGAAACTGTGGTTTACATTAGACTGTGAACTGGTGCTTTGGAAGCTAAAGGGTTAGTGGGCTTAGAATTGGGATGGATTATGTTATGTCAAGTTCAATTTTAATAATTGTAATAGTAGACGCCAGCAAGCTCTAGTTCAAATGGTCCTTTCTTCCCTTGTAAGAGTAAGGCGGATGATGAGGTTCTGAGTTCAAGACCTAGCAAATGTTTGtgcaacttaaaaaaaaaaaattgtaatagtagGCATGAGGAGTAACAGAAATGGACTTTTAGAGATACCCAATGGtagcatttttttatgtttttgtatgCATGTTCTTGTTGTATTTTTTACCTTTGAAGCAAACATGCCAGCAGTATGCAtgtcatacaaattttttttttttttaaagttttggatGCACTAAATCCTTGCTTAAAATCAACTTGTACTCGCATTTTTGTGAAGAGATATATCTACATATGCAGTGCATTAAATTATTCCGGGTCATTTCTTTTGTTTGAAAAGTAATGGTCAATGTTTGTGGTTCATCTTTTTTTGCCTCAAATTGTTTGTATGATTATGAAACAACATTTGAGTTATGAATTCTCAGTCACCACTTTATATCTCAAGTCCAAGTTAGATAACATTTTCCATTGCAAGGCCCATGGGTCTGTCTCATACAAGCCTAAGGGAACATTTTCTCTGGAAAATATGATCTTACCTGGTTTGTcaaagagagtaaaaaaaaggagaagaaaattgaCCTTTTTGCTTACCTGGTTTGATTCTGATCTTTAATTAATAATGAATCAAATTTTGATGTCATTGTGCAGGGTTCACAGTATGATAGAGAAACTTGCTCAATTTACTGACATCAGATGTTGCCTGGTTGTTGGTGGGCTTTCAACAAAGGTTTGATCATGAATCTCATTAATGGTTTGATTTATGAACACCTGGTATGAGGTGTCTCTGCACCCACAGTGCTTCAGTAAAtcccttttatctttttgtcttttgttattttgtttaacTCATTGGAAATTTAATCTTTTCAACAAATGACAAATTATTCTAAGTTTATTTATATCTATTCAGGCctttttgaaattaataaagaaaaaggaatgtgggtttttattttattttattttttttataacttcatGATATAGTGTTATGCTACAAATAACTTCAAGGGCTAAAAAGACTATCTCTGTTTACTGTTCCAGTTATAcataaaaagtttaaattagTCAACTTAGCTAGTTTGCATCTTTACCTAAAAGGCAAGTCTCAATCTTAAACATAAATACAAGGATGTGGTTAAAATCCCAATGTGTGCTACCATTTAGaacaatttattaattgataataaaatgGGGGGATATATTTTACTTTATAGCCTATCTTTTTCCACCAGGAATATTGAAGTGATTTCTTTCTGCATTAGGTGCCTTTATAGCTTATCTGTTTCCACTAGGAATATTGAAGTGATGCCTTTCTATATTAGGTGCAAGAGGCAGCCTTGAGATCAATGCCTGATATTGTTGTGGCCACTCCAGGACGCATGATAGATCATTTACGCAATTCTATGTCTGTGGATTTGGAAGATCTTGCAGTACTAATCCTTGATGAGGCTGATCGCCTTCTGGAGCTTGGATTTAGTGCTGAAATTCGTGAGCTGGTAtctttttatcctttttaatGCAAGAGGTTCAAATATAGAATAAGCtgacttatttttttgtatgttcTGATTTGTTTAACATAAGTTCTCATTTATAATTCATTAACAGGTCCGTCTATGTCCGAAAAGAAGGCAGACCATGCTTTTTTCAGCTACAATGACTGAGGAAGTTGATGAGCTTATCAAGCTTTCTCTGACCAAACCCTCTCGCCTCTCAGCGGACCCATCCAAAACACTACCACGAAGTTTGACTCAGGAGTAATTCTTTAATAAATTCTCCACTTAAGATGAATCTAATTATATGTTTCTTTATGCCTATATACTTTTTTAGTTAAGATGAATCTCAAGCAGAGGCCTATGTTGAACAGAAGATATTGTATTAATCATCATCTATAGTTTTTATGGAAGCCTTATACTACATTTCCTTCTAACTCATCAAGGACTATGACTTTGTCATGTAGGGTGGTTAGGATACGCCGGATGCGTGAAGTAAATCAGGAAGCAGTTCTTCTTGCATTGTGCTCAAAGACTTTTACCTCCAAAGTTATCATCTTCAGGTTCTTACTACTGCTATGTGCAGTTGACAGTCATTATCTTGTATGAATGGTGACTTTGGTTGTTGTTTATAATATATCTTTGTAGGCAATCTTGATGCTGGCATAAATGCATATAAAGCAGCATCCTAATATTTACTAAAATATTGCTGTGAATTGTGGGGGAGATGTTGATATTATGCAGCAATGTAACCCTGTTTTAAAATATAGGAGggtgaaaaatagaaaaagaaaaataagaatccTGTTTTAAATTTGTGGtctacaaaaatatttattgtggGGGAGATGTTGATATTATTGAGCAATGTGACCCTTTTTAAAATATAGGAGggtgaaaaatagaaaaagaaaaagaagaatccTGTTTTAAATTTGTGGCCTACCAAAACTTAACGTTATTTGGATATTCTAGGGATTTCACATTTCTAGTAAAACCTTTTTCCATGTGACAGTCTAGTGGGTGGGATGTCATGAATCCTGTTTCCTAATTAAAGTCAATTGAAAGTCTTGTCTTGAGTACTTACAATCTATCATACCTGTGCTCCTAagcttcaaaaaaagaaagaaaaaagtaccAGAGGCTTATCAATTACGTCAACGTGAGTTAGGTGTTTTGGATCACTAGATTTTTCTTGAGTTGTTAATGATTTTCTACTGGTATTTGCAGCGGAACAAAACAGGCTGCACATAGGTTGAAGATTCTATTTGGATTAGCTGGCCTTAAAgctgctgagcttcatggaaATCTTACTCAAGTCCAGCGCCTTGATGTGGGTAGCTTCTATAAATTGCCATTTTgttttatctaaattaattagattactCTTCAGTGAATATAACCAACCTATTTTCTTTTGGTACTAAAATATTGAAGTCCGTTGGAGAATGCTTTTCCTTGCTTGCTTTTATGAGCTTATGATCTTTTCAGTTTTGTGAATTTTACTTATTGTTGTTTATGTAGGCTTTGGAACTTTTCAGAAAGCAGCAAGTCGACTTTTTGATTGCAA
This genomic stretch from Castanea sativa cultivar Marrone di Chiusa Pesio chromosome 1, ASM4071231v1 harbors:
- the LOC142616521 gene encoding DEAD-box ATP-dependent RNA helicase 28 is translated as MAPAFVFETSSDEEHDDFEPENEEQEEQEEEEEEEAEDEDEDEDDDELPLNKKTESPWDFAPYYESVAEEHARKSTTSIDFKITKALQNRTVPIIPNSANDDDSESDSDKQEEEDRIEDEDEETGDAVDVKSFYVPSDGASFSANSFIELNLSRPLLRACEALGYSKPTPIQSAVIPLAMNGSDICGSAVTGSGKTAAFALPTLERLLFRPKRVPAIRVLILTPTRELAVQVHSMIEKLAQFTDIRCCLVVGGLSTKVQEAALRSMPDIVVATPGRMIDHLRNSMSVDLEDLAVLILDEADRLLELGFSAEIRELVRLCPKRRQTMLFSATMTEEVDELIKLSLTKPSRLSADPSKTLPRSLTQEVVRIRRMREVNQEAVLLALCSKTFTSKVIIFSGTKQAAHRLKILFGLAGLKAAELHGNLTQVQRLDALELFRKQQVDFLIATDVAARGLDIIGVQTVINYECPREYKSYIHRVGRTARAGREGYAVTFVTDNDRSLLKDIAKKAGSKLRSRTVAEQSITKWSEIIEQMEDQVAEIFEEEREERTLRKAEMEVSRAENLIAHREEIYSRPKKTWFVTEKEKRLVAKASKASVEKETNSGKAVISAQEAEDLKMKEKRKREHEKNLPRKKRRKLEAAREMLEDENQMKKLEGNDKNKNEKTGLSLVELGYRRAKAVKAVKKALDTGKIVKKKTKKSEHPNQRQQSRTREMQELFQSDMSEKKQKRNSVPGKKKSKHSFKSKSRYKRK